The Elusimicrobia bacterium HGW-Elusimicrobia-1 genome window below encodes:
- a CDS encoding chlorohydrolase: MLTLLCNGTVITSTEVIENGGVLFEDGIIKDIGKTDDVRSKALKAPGDKVNLKIIDVKKKIILPGFINTHHHLYSTFARGMYIPGEPAKNFVEVLEKLWWKLDRILTEEDIYYSSLIPLIECVKNGTTTIIDHHESQTLQVGSLDPIENAVEEIGIRACLCFGTSDRYGKGKEGLKENERFLAKIAKDKSDKIAGMVGLHAAFTVNNDTLEAHAALAKKYDVGLHIHCAEDLSDENDSVAKHGMRVVERLNKFGALGPKTALIHCIHIDEKEMDIIKETDTNAVHNPESNMNNAVGCADVLTMMKKGITVGLGTDGMSSDMLSQMRCAYLIHRHNKRDPRVAFVEAPTMLLDNNVKIAERVFGKKIGKMEVGGAADLVVLDYTPPTPLTKDNFLGHLIFGMVDSTVDTVIAGGKTLMKDKKLEGINEELICEKSRELSKKFWERIVKES; the protein is encoded by the coding sequence ATGCTCACCTTGCTTTGTAACGGAACCGTAATCACCTCGACGGAAGTCATCGAAAACGGCGGTGTCTTGTTTGAAGACGGAATAATAAAAGACATCGGCAAAACCGACGACGTGCGCTCAAAGGCCCTCAAAGCCCCCGGCGACAAAGTCAACCTTAAAATCATCGACGTCAAGAAAAAAATAATCCTCCCGGGCTTCATCAACACCCATCATCATTTGTACTCGACATTCGCCCGCGGGATGTATATTCCGGGCGAACCGGCTAAAAACTTCGTCGAGGTTCTTGAAAAACTCTGGTGGAAACTCGACAGAATACTCACCGAAGAGGACATCTATTATTCGTCGCTCATCCCTCTTATCGAGTGCGTGAAAAACGGAACGACTACGATAATAGACCATCACGAGTCGCAGACGCTGCAGGTCGGGTCTCTTGACCCGATAGAGAATGCCGTCGAAGAAATCGGAATACGCGCGTGCTTGTGCTTCGGCACGTCGGACAGATATGGCAAGGGCAAAGAGGGTTTGAAAGAAAACGAGCGGTTCCTCGCTAAAATCGCAAAAGATAAATCGGATAAAATCGCCGGAATGGTCGGACTGCACGCGGCTTTTACCGTCAATAATGACACTCTTGAAGCGCACGCGGCTCTTGCAAAAAAATACGATGTCGGCCTTCATATCCACTGCGCCGAGGACTTGTCCGACGAAAACGATTCCGTGGCCAAACACGGGATGCGTGTCGTCGAGCGGCTTAATAAATTCGGAGCGCTGGGGCCCAAAACCGCGCTGATTCACTGCATACATATCGACGAAAAAGAAATGGACATCATAAAAGAGACCGACACAAACGCCGTCCACAATCCCGAGTCGAATATGAATAACGCCGTCGGCTGCGCCGATGTGTTGACGATGATGAAAAAGGGAATAACCGTGGGACTTGGCACCGACGGGATGTCGTCGGATATGCTTTCGCAGATGAGATGCGCGTATCTTATACACAGACACAATAAAAGGGACCCGAGGGTCGCGTTTGTCGAGGCGCCGACGATGCTTCTTGACAATAACGTAAAAATTGCCGAGCGTGTGTTCGGCAAAAAAATCGGAAAGATGGAAGTCGGAGGCGCCGCCGATTTGGTCGTTCTCGACTACACGCCCCCGACGCCGTTGACGAAGGATAATTTCCTGGGCCATTTGATTTTCGGGATGGTGGACTCGACGGTGGACACGGTGATAGCCGGCGGTAAAACGCTGATGAAAGACAAAAAACTCGAAGGCATAAACGAAGAGCTTATCTGCGAAAAATCAAGGGAACTCTCCAAAAAATTCTGGGAGAGAATCGTCAAGGAAAGTTAA
- a CDS encoding glutamate dehydrogenase, whose product MAKFNPWEMACSQLDTVAQKMDLDKSIHAKLRSCKRALIVSIPIRMDNGEVRVFEGYRVQHNLERGPAKGGIRYHPDVTLDEVKALAMWMTWKCAVVGIPYGGAKGGVICDPSKMSIYEIEKLTRRFTSEISIIIGPEKDIPAPDVNTNPQIMAWIMDTYSMNIGYSAPGVVTGKPIEIGGSEGRLTATGRGAMFVIDEALKYKKIKPSDCAVSVQGFGNVGSATAQFLHELGCKIIGVTDVSGGLFNKKGIDVPKLIEHVKNAPKKSIEGFSGGDFVSGIEKANEELFNLEVDILAPCALENQITSRNAAKIKAKIIAEGANGPTTPNADKILHDNGVMVLPDILTNAGGVTVSYFEWVQDLQSHFWRPEGIDKELKRIMTKSFADVMAIAEREKCDMRLAAYILAVSRVATAVKLRGVYP is encoded by the coding sequence ATGGCTAAGTTTAATCCGTGGGAAATGGCTTGCAGTCAGTTGGATACAGTGGCTCAGAAAATGGATCTCGACAAGAGCATCCATGCCAAACTTCGCAGCTGCAAAAGGGCTCTTATCGTCTCCATCCCGATAAGGATGGACAACGGCGAAGTTCGGGTTTTCGAGGGCTATCGCGTGCAGCACAATTTGGAGCGCGGCCCGGCGAAAGGCGGCATAAGGTATCATCCCGATGTCACGCTCGACGAAGTAAAGGCGCTGGCGATGTGGATGACGTGGAAATGCGCCGTCGTCGGAATCCCTTACGGCGGGGCGAAAGGCGGCGTCATTTGCGACCCGTCGAAGATGTCGATTTACGAAATAGAAAAACTCACCCGCCGCTTCACCTCCGAAATCTCCATAATAATCGGGCCCGAAAAAGACATTCCCGCGCCCGACGTCAACACGAACCCGCAGATTATGGCATGGATAATGGACACGTACTCGATGAATATCGGGTATTCCGCTCCGGGTGTGGTAACAGGAAAACCCATAGAAATCGGCGGCAGCGAAGGTCGTCTCACCGCGACGGGACGCGGCGCGATGTTCGTTATCGACGAGGCGCTGAAATACAAAAAAATCAAACCGTCCGACTGCGCGGTTTCCGTGCAGGGTTTCGGAAACGTGGGAAGCGCGACGGCGCAATTTCTGCACGAACTCGGATGTAAAATCATCGGTGTGACGGACGTCTCGGGCGGACTGTTCAACAAAAAAGGCATAGATGTGCCGAAACTTATCGAGCACGTCAAAAATGCCCCGAAGAAAAGCATCGAGGGTTTTTCGGGTGGAGATTTCGTGTCGGGCATAGAAAAGGCAAACGAGGAACTCTTCAATTTAGAGGTCGATATTCTGGCGCCTTGCGCCCTTGAAAATCAGATAACCAGCCGGAATGCCGCAAAGATAAAAGCCAAAATCATCGCCGAGGGAGCCAACGGCCCCACGACTCCCAACGCCGACAAAATCCTGCACGACAACGGTGTTATGGTTCTGCCGGATATTCTGACCAACGCCGGCGGCGTAACGGTGTCTTATTTCGAGTGGGTGCAGGACTTGCAGTCGCACTTCTGGCGGCCGGAAGGCATAGACAAAGAACTCAAGAGAATAATGACGAAAAGTTTCGCGGACGTCATGGCCATCGCCGAGAGAGAAAAGTGCGATATGCGCCTTGCGGCGTACATACTTGCCGTGAGCCGCGTGGCGACCGCCGTAAAATTAAGAGGCGTATATCCCTGA
- a CDS encoding 8-oxoguanine deaminase, with protein sequence MKTLIKNALLVAVMDDKRTKIPGGDVLIENNVIKAVGKNLAADGVTKTIDASGCVALPGFVNTHHHLYQTLTRNIAAVQDAKLFDWLVHLYEIWAGLDPEIVRVSTQLGLAELLLTGCTTSTDQFYVFPHGQPTDLIDRQVEAAREVGMRFQPCHGSMSRGKSKGGLPPDRVVQEEDAILKESERLIAKHHDSKPLAMTRISLAPCSPFSVTSELLVETAKLARAKKVRIHTHLAETLDEEQFCIDMHGLKPLAYMEKVGWIGPDVWYAHCVHMSDDEIKLMGKTKTGVAHCPTSNLRLGSGIAPIRKMLDAGVPVSIAVDGSASNDTSDMLGELRQCLLVHRIKSGVGSMPAEDVFYMATRGGAAVLGRDDIGSLEAGKAADIAIFDMKKIGYAGALHDPLAALVFCGDSHIARTVIVNGKIVVDGGRLASIDEEKLFASADILSRKFIGA encoded by the coding sequence ATGAAAACTCTCATAAAAAACGCCCTGCTCGTCGCTGTTATGGACGACAAGCGCACCAAAATACCCGGCGGGGACGTTTTGATAGAGAATAACGTCATCAAGGCGGTCGGAAAAAATCTTGCGGCCGACGGAGTGACAAAAACAATAGACGCTTCCGGCTGTGTGGCGCTGCCCGGCTTCGTCAACACTCATCATCATCTCTATCAAACGCTTACAAGAAACATCGCCGCCGTGCAGGACGCCAAATTATTCGACTGGCTCGTGCATCTTTACGAGATATGGGCCGGCCTCGACCCTGAAATTGTTCGCGTGAGTACTCAGTTGGGCCTGGCCGAGTTGCTTCTGACGGGCTGCACGACTTCCACCGATCAGTTTTACGTTTTTCCGCACGGACAGCCGACGGATCTTATCGACCGTCAGGTGGAAGCCGCGCGAGAAGTCGGAATGCGCTTTCAGCCGTGCCACGGTTCGATGTCGAGGGGAAAATCAAAGGGCGGACTTCCGCCCGACAGAGTTGTTCAGGAAGAGGACGCGATACTCAAAGAAAGCGAGCGGCTCATAGCAAAACATCACGATTCAAAACCATTGGCGATGACAAGAATCTCTCTGGCGCCGTGCTCGCCGTTTTCCGTGACCAGCGAACTTTTGGTCGAAACGGCTAAACTTGCCCGCGCCAAAAAAGTCCGAATTCACACTCATCTTGCCGAAACGCTCGACGAAGAACAGTTCTGTATAGATATGCACGGGCTTAAACCACTGGCTTATATGGAAAAAGTCGGATGGATAGGCCCCGACGTGTGGTACGCCCACTGCGTTCATATGTCCGACGACGAAATAAAACTTATGGGCAAAACCAAAACCGGCGTGGCGCACTGCCCCACATCAAATCTGCGTCTGGGGTCCGGCATCGCGCCGATAAGAAAAATGCTCGACGCCGGCGTGCCCGTCTCCATAGCCGTCGACGGCTCGGCGTCGAACGATACCTCCGATATGCTCGGAGAATTGAGACAGTGTCTGCTGGTTCACAGGATAAAATCGGGGGTAGGGTCGATGCCCGCCGAGGACGTTTTTTATATGGCGACCCGCGGCGGCGCGGCGGTGCTCGGGCGCGACGATATTGGTTCTCTTGAAGCGGGCAAGGCCGCGGATATCGCCATATTCGACATGAAAAAAATCGGATACGCGGGAGCCCTTCACGATCCTCTGGCGGCTCTGGTTTTTTGCGGCGACTCCCACATAGCGCGGACGGTTATCGTAAACGGAAAAATAGTCGTCGACGGCGGCCGCCTGGCTTCCATCGACGAGGAAAAATTATTCGCATCCGCCGATATTCTCTCGCGCAAATTCATAGGCGCCTGA
- a CDS encoding CoA-binding protein, translated as MDIPQILKTARVIAVVGLSPKADRPSNVVAAYLKKAGYKIIPVNPGQTEILGEKCYKSLLDVPEKIDIADVFRRPEEVPAVAADAVKIGARVLWLQEGVVSQEASTLARAAGLEVVMDRCILKEHSGIFGG; from the coding sequence ATGGATATTCCGCAGATACTTAAGACCGCGCGAGTGATAGCCGTGGTGGGGCTTTCGCCGAAAGCCGACCGCCCGTCTAACGTCGTTGCCGCGTATCTTAAAAAAGCCGGATATAAGATTATTCCGGTCAATCCCGGTCAGACGGAAATCCTCGGCGAAAAATGCTATAAGTCCCTGCTCGATGTGCCCGAAAAAATCGACATAGCGGACGTTTTCAGGCGTCCGGAAGAAGTTCCGGCCGTTGCCGCCGACGCCGTAAAAATAGGCGCCCGCGTGTTGTGGCTGCAGGAAGGCGTAGTCAGCCAAGAGGCCTCGACGCTGGCGCGCGCGGCCGGCCTTGAAGTCGTGATGGATCGCTGTATACTCAAAGAGCACAGCGGAATTTTCGGCGGATGA
- a CDS encoding YfcE family phosphodiesterase, which translates to MKIGVVTDTHENVPRIKRAVEFFNSSGVELVLHAGDIISPIMTDHFKKLKVKMLGVFGNNDGEKNLWRIRSAEFPNGLELRERYAEVDAGGARILVIHEPYLLDSIVAGGKYDFVIYGHTHETDLRREGRTVVLNCGETSGIMSGQSTAGVIDLAAGTVEVTDLDTGTRVAYLEYGR; encoded by the coding sequence ATGAAAATAGGAGTCGTCACCGACACGCACGAGAACGTTCCGCGGATAAAAAGAGCCGTCGAGTTTTTTAATTCTTCCGGCGTCGAACTCGTTTTGCACGCCGGCGACATAATATCGCCCATTATGACGGATCATTTCAAAAAACTCAAAGTAAAAATGCTCGGCGTTTTCGGCAATAACGACGGCGAAAAAAATCTCTGGCGGATACGCTCCGCCGAATTTCCGAACGGTCTGGAACTCAGGGAACGCTACGCCGAAGTCGACGCGGGCGGCGCGAGAATTCTTGTCATCCACGAGCCGTACCTGCTGGATTCCATCGTCGCCGGCGGCAAGTACGATTTTGTGATATACGGACACACCCACGAAACGGATCTGCGCCGCGAAGGTCGCACGGTCGTGCTCAACTGCGGGGAAACGTCGGGGATAATGAGCGGACAATCAACCGCGGGCGTAATAGACCTTGCCGCCGGGACAGTCGAAGTCACGGATCTTGATACCGGAACGCGGGTCGCCTATCTTGAATATGGCCGCTGA
- the amrS gene encoding AmmeMemoRadiSam system radical SAM enzyme: MKEALYYEKMPDGSVVCGLCPHGCRIKPGASGICLARANRGGVLESLAYGRLAAVHMDPIEKKPLYHFHPGSMILSVGTGGCNLKCAHCQNWELARTSPEDLSSSELSPREALELARRMGSIGIAYTYNEPLMNFEWTLETSRLLTSANMKNVLVTNGFINEKPWREILEYIDAANIDLKAFDDGFYKKICGARLAPVLRSIEIMVKSGRHVEVTYLVIPGQNDDPSKVEEAASWLAALDKKIPFHLSRYFPNYKSSAPPTPMAALEAAKAAAQKHLERVYLGNV; this comes from the coding sequence ATGAAAGAAGCGCTTTATTACGAGAAAATGCCCGACGGGTCGGTAGTTTGCGGCCTTTGTCCTCACGGCTGCCGCATAAAGCCCGGCGCGTCCGGAATTTGTCTGGCGCGAGCCAACAGGGGCGGCGTTCTTGAATCGCTTGCCTACGGACGGCTTGCGGCCGTCCACATGGACCCGATAGAAAAAAAGCCGCTGTATCACTTCCACCCGGGTTCGATGATATTGTCCGTAGGGACAGGCGGCTGCAACTTAAAATGTGCGCACTGCCAGAATTGGGAACTCGCCCGCACCTCGCCGGAAGATTTATCGTCGAGCGAACTTTCGCCGCGGGAGGCGCTTGAACTTGCCCGCCGCATGGGTTCAATCGGTATAGCGTATACGTACAACGAGCCGCTTATGAACTTCGAGTGGACGCTTGAAACATCCCGTCTGTTGACGTCGGCGAATATGAAAAACGTACTTGTCACAAACGGTTTTATCAATGAGAAACCTTGGAGAGAAATTCTCGAATACATAGACGCCGCCAATATCGATCTTAAGGCGTTCGACGACGGCTTCTACAAAAAAATCTGCGGCGCGCGTCTGGCGCCGGTTTTGCGCAGCATAGAAATAATGGTGAAATCCGGACGGCACGTGGAAGTGACGTATCTTGTAATACCGGGACAAAACGACGACCCGTCGAAGGTGGAAGAGGCGGCTTCGTGGCTGGCCGCGCTCGACAAGAAAATTCCGTTTCATCTGAGCCGCTACTTTCCGAATTACAAATCGAGCGCGCCTCCCACGCCGATGGCCGCGCTTGAGGCCGCCAAAGCCGCCGCGCAAAAACATCTTGAAAGGGTTTATCTGGGCAATGTTTAA
- a CDS encoding DUF4321 domain-containing protein gives MSKNVIYFIIVIVVGALLGTFIGEFLAIVMPAGNARDLFAKGIEAGLHPARLDLRVIELTFGCIFKFNVTSVVGIVAAAYIFRGISK, from the coding sequence ATGAGCAAAAATGTTATTTATTTCATTATCGTAATCGTCGTCGGAGCGTTGCTGGGAACTTTCATAGGGGAGTTTCTTGCCATTGTGATGCCGGCGGGTAACGCCAGGGATCTTTTCGCCAAGGGCATCGAGGCGGGGCTTCATCCCGCGCGGCTTGATTTAAGAGTCATAGAGCTGACGTTCGGATGTATATTTAAATTCAATGTAACGTCCGTCGTCGGCATTGTCGCCGCCGCCTACATATTCCGTGGTATCTCGAAATAA
- the maf gene encoding septum formation protein Maf encodes MILASASPRRREILGMLGIRHKVMASRASEDSVETDPRRLVKELAARKAAEVARRLKTRKCLVIGADTVVYLKGKVIGKPRSSGHARGILKSLSGRVSEVYTGVAVLDTATGRMKTGSAVSEVTMRRLTGAEIKSAASRHMDKAGAYAVQEKNDAFVKKIKGDYYNVVGLPAGLLISILESFGVVVSPSKKL; translated from the coding sequence ATAATTCTGGCGTCGGCATCGCCCCGTCGCAGGGAAATACTCGGGATGCTCGGCATACGCCACAAAGTAATGGCCTCACGGGCGTCCGAGGACTCTGTCGAAACCGATCCGCGCCGTCTGGTCAAGGAACTCGCCGCCCGCAAAGCGGCGGAAGTCGCTCGACGTCTTAAAACCCGCAAGTGTTTGGTGATAGGCGCCGATACCGTCGTATATTTGAAGGGTAAAGTTATCGGTAAGCCGCGGTCTTCGGGCCATGCCCGCGGTATATTGAAGAGTTTGTCGGGCAGGGTAAGCGAAGTTTATACGGGTGTCGCTGTTCTGGACACCGCGACCGGCAGAATGAAAACCGGCTCGGCGGTCAGCGAGGTTACCATGCGCCGCCTTACCGGCGCCGAAATAAAGTCGGCGGCGAGCCGCCATATGGACAAGGCCGGAGCTTACGCCGTACAGGAAAAAAACGACGCTTTCGTCAAAAAGATAAAAGGGGATTATTATAACGTGGTGGGACTGCCGGCGGGATTGCTGATTTCTATTCTTGAGAGCTTCGGTGTTGTCGTCAGCCCTTCCAAAAAACTTTGA
- a CDS encoding threonine--tRNA ligase → MNEISSDSNQAKLHLDTLRHSAAHIMAAAVTELFPGTKVAIGPSIDEGFYYDFDRAEAFTPEDLEKIESRMREIAVRDEPFVRTEKSKAEALARFESLGEKYKVELINGITDDKVSYYSTGAFTDLCRGPHIERAGAIKHFKLLSVAGAYWRGDARNPMLQRIYGTAFESEKELKKYLLKIEEAKKRDHRKLGRELGFFGVSDEVGPGLILWHPRGAMIRHIIETFWREEHYKNGYELIYSPHIGRSTLWETSGHLGFYKDAMYAPMKIDGNDYYVKPMNCPFHIEIYRSRLYSYRDLPLRWAELGTVYRYEKSGVLHGLMRVRGFTQDDAHIFCSPEQVSSEIREVLRFSMSIWKTFGFSEIKAYLATKPVDAIGPSERWAEATAALRGAVEAEGLECEIDEGGGAFYGPKIDLKVKDALGREWQTSTIQFDFNMPERFDMTFVGADGAKHRPYMIHRALFGSLERFFGILIEHHAGKFPAWLSPTQVVVANISDDNADYARSVADELRRAGFRAEADLRNEKIGYKIREATLAKVSYILVAGEKEKASSTVAVRTRAGENLGTMSVTDFLARLKDDVSRRL, encoded by the coding sequence ATGAACGAAATATCTTCCGACTCAAATCAGGCGAAATTGCATCTGGATACCTTGCGTCACTCCGCCGCGCACATAATGGCCGCGGCCGTAACGGAACTTTTTCCGGGCACGAAAGTCGCCATAGGCCCCTCCATCGACGAAGGATTCTATTACGATTTCGACCGCGCGGAAGCGTTTACTCCCGAAGACCTCGAAAAAATCGAATCGCGGATGAGGGAAATCGCGGTCCGCGACGAGCCGTTCGTAAGAACCGAAAAATCCAAAGCCGAAGCTCTCGCCCGCTTTGAATCTCTCGGCGAAAAATATAAAGTCGAACTTATAAACGGCATCACCGACGATAAAGTCAGTTATTATTCCACGGGCGCGTTCACCGATTTGTGCCGCGGCCCGCATATCGAGCGCGCCGGTGCCATAAAACATTTCAAACTTCTTTCCGTGGCCGGGGCGTATTGGCGCGGCGACGCCCGCAACCCGATGCTGCAGCGCATATACGGCACGGCTTTTGAGTCGGAAAAAGAACTCAAAAAATATCTTCTGAAGATTGAAGAGGCCAAAAAGCGCGACCACCGCAAGCTCGGACGCGAACTCGGTTTTTTCGGCGTTTCCGACGAGGTCGGCCCCGGGCTTATACTCTGGCATCCGCGCGGTGCGATGATCAGGCACATCATAGAAACATTCTGGCGCGAGGAACATTATAAAAACGGCTATGAATTGATTTATTCTCCGCACATAGGCCGTTCGACGCTTTGGGAAACCAGCGGACATCTGGGTTTTTACAAAGACGCTATGTACGCTCCCATGAAAATCGACGGAAACGACTACTACGTAAAACCGATGAACTGCCCGTTTCACATAGAAATTTACCGCTCCCGCCTGTATTCGTACCGCGATCTGCCGTTGCGATGGGCGGAACTGGGCACGGTTTATCGTTACGAAAAATCCGGCGTTTTGCACGGACTTATGCGGGTCCGCGGATTCACTCAGGACGACGCCCACATCTTCTGCTCGCCGGAGCAGGTCTCCTCGGAAATCCGCGAAGTTTTAAGGTTCAGTATGTCGATTTGGAAGACATTCGGTTTTTCGGAAATTAAGGCGTATCTGGCTACAAAACCCGTCGACGCCATCGGGCCGTCGGAGAGATGGGCCGAGGCCACGGCCGCCCTGCGCGGAGCCGTCGAGGCCGAAGGGCTGGAATGCGAAATAGACGAAGGCGGCGGGGCTTTCTACGGGCCTAAGATAGACCTTAAAGTAAAAGACGCGCTGGGCAGGGAGTGGCAGACATCGACCATTCAATTTGATTTTAATATGCCGGAGCGTTTCGATATGACTTTTGTGGGAGCCGACGGCGCAAAGCACAGGCCGTATATGATTCATAGGGCTTTATTCGGATCGCTTGAGAGATTTTTTGGAATTTTGATAGAGCATCACGCCGGGAAATTTCCCGCGTGGCTCTCGCCCACGCAGGTCGTCGTGGCCAATATTTCCGACGACAACGCCGATTACGCGCGTTCCGTGGCCGACGAACTCCGCCGCGCGGGTTTTCGCGCCGAAGCGGACCTGAGAAACGAAAAAATCGGATATAAAATCAGAGAGGCCACGCTTGCCAAAGTGTCTTACATACTCGTGGCGGGGGAAAAAGAAAAGGCGTCGTCCACCGTGGCGGTGAGAACCCGCGCCGGCGAAAATCTCGGAACAATGAGCGTGACTGATTTTCTGGCCCGCCTGAAGGACGATGTTTCTCGACGGCTTTAA
- a CDS encoding helicase c2, with translation MFLDGFKMESPPSLSARILRDIVPLHLDEYEERAEQFAMALRVEKAFASGRHLLSEAGTGTGKSLAYIVPAALMRPADSPAAVGDGDALAPKRRVVISTFTKVLQNQLIEKDIPMVSRILETDGRSLDFAVLFGSDNYLCLRRLDRFSPDVFSSEGLRERVLSWAAETKTGILSEFDFIEDYSAREDISREADVCMGSSCGRAADCFYRKAQARAASSDILVVNHHLFFTNIASGGRVLPPFDFAVIDEAHNAEEVALDLLGDSANNYQARKLCLDVFNPRRRRGLLFRLGRISPESKDAAAAAVSEVLAASERFFGAVSVAAGASRDTVRFLEPPAVSVDGAALSASLKNLSATLKDLIPSASGREEALDIQSKALRAQGFAAVVEEWLAHKNPDRVYWFERERRRRGERISICSTPTDISGILAEKLFGATYSVVLTSATLSVGGSFEYVKETLGVPSENCDEIILSSGFNYRDRVALYIPENMPDPRSGDAAYEDAVKKEVGEIVHLAGGRSFVLFTSYKLLNSVYAELEQSGGHTLFKQGARSHWRIIEEFKAAGNAVLCGTDSFWQGVDVPGDSLVCVILTKLPFDVPDHPVVEAKLEELRKAGKDPFSHYTLPRAVLKFRQGFGRLMRTGTDWGVVASLDPRIRTKYYGKYFLSALPEVNIISDKKILEDFFASHV, from the coding sequence ATGTTTCTCGACGGCTTTAAAATGGAATCCCCTCCGTCGTTATCCGCAAGAATACTCCGCGACATAGTCCCGCTTCATCTCGACGAATACGAGGAACGCGCCGAACAGTTCGCGATGGCTCTGCGCGTCGAAAAGGCCTTTGCCTCCGGACGGCATCTTCTATCGGAGGCCGGCACCGGCACCGGAAAATCGCTCGCCTACATAGTTCCGGCCGCCTTGATGCGCCCGGCGGATAGTCCCGCCGCCGTCGGCGACGGCGATGCGCTCGCGCCTAAAAGGCGCGTAGTCATATCCACCTTCACGAAAGTCCTGCAAAACCAACTCATCGAAAAAGACATCCCGATGGTTTCAAGAATCCTTGAAACCGACGGACGCTCTCTGGACTTTGCCGTTCTGTTCGGCAGCGATAATTATCTGTGTCTCCGGCGGCTCGACCGCTTCTCGCCGGACGTTTTCTCGTCGGAGGGGCTCAGGGAGCGCGTTTTATCCTGGGCAGCCGAAACCAAAACGGGCATCCTGAGCGAGTTCGATTTCATCGAAGATTATTCCGCCCGCGAGGATATTTCGCGCGAAGCCGACGTCTGTATGGGCTCCTCCTGCGGACGCGCGGCGGATTGTTTTTACAGAAAAGCGCAGGCGCGCGCGGCTTCGTCGGATATTCTGGTGGTGAACCATCATCTGTTCTTTACCAATATCGCCTCCGGCGGAAGGGTTTTGCCGCCGTTTGACTTCGCCGTTATCGACGAAGCGCACAACGCCGAGGAGGTCGCGCTCGATCTTCTGGGCGATTCGGCCAATAACTATCAGGCCAGAAAACTCTGTCTCGACGTCTTTAATCCCCGTCGCCGCCGCGGACTGCTTTTCCGTCTGGGGCGCATAAGTCCCGAAAGCAAAGACGCGGCAGCCGCCGCCGTCTCCGAAGTCCTGGCCGCCTCCGAGCGGTTTTTCGGCGCGGTATCCGTCGCCGCGGGCGCCTCGCGCGACACCGTGAGATTTCTTGAGCCGCCCGCGGTTTCCGTCGACGGCGCGGCGCTTTCGGCGTCGCTGAAAAATCTTTCGGCGACGTTGAAGGATTTGATACCTTCGGCGTCCGGCCGCGAGGAAGCGCTCGACATACAATCCAAGGCGCTGCGCGCGCAGGGCTTTGCGGCCGTTGTGGAAGAATGGCTTGCGCACAAAAATCCCGACAGGGTCTACTGGTTCGAGCGCGAACGCCGCCGCCGCGGCGAGAGGATTTCGATATGCTCCACGCCCACGGATATTTCAGGGATTCTTGCGGAAAAACTTTTCGGCGCGACGTACTCGGTCGTTCTGACGTCGGCCACGCTTTCCGTCGGAGGGAGCTTCGAGTACGTCAAGGAGACGCTCGGCGTGCCGTCTGAAAACTGCGACGAAATCATACTATCAAGCGGTTTTAATTACCGCGACAGGGTCGCGCTTTATATTCCCGAAAATATGCCCGACCCGCGTTCCGGCGACGCGGCCTATGAAGATGCCGTAAAAAAGGAAGTCGGCGAAATCGTTCATCTGGCCGGGGGCCGTTCGTTTGTTCTTTTTACGAGTTACAAACTGCTTAATTCCGTTTACGCCGAACTCGAACAGAGCGGCGGGCACACACTTTTTAAGCAAGGCGCGCGCTCGCATTGGCGGATTATCGAGGAGTTCAAGGCGGCCGGAAATGCCGTGCTATGCGGCACGGACAGTTTCTGGCAGGGAGTCGACGTCCCCGGCGATTCTCTGGTCTGCGTGATACTGACCAAACTTCCCTTCGACGTTCCCGACCACCCCGTCGTGGAAGCCAAACTTGAAGAACTTCGCAAAGCGGGCAAAGATCCGTTTTCGCATTACACTCTGCCGCGCGCTGTGCTTAAATTCCGTCAGGGATTCGGACGGCTTATGCGCACGGGAACCGACTGGGGCGTAGTGGCCTCGCTTGATCCCAGGATACGGACGAAATACTACGGAAAATATTTTTTAAGTGCCCTGCCCGAGGTCAACATAATATCTGACAAGAAGATACTGGAAGATTTTTTTGCTTCGCACGTTTAG